From the genome of Cololabis saira isolate AMF1-May2022 chromosome 4, fColSai1.1, whole genome shotgun sequence:
GTGGGTTCATTTTCTTTAAGGAAACACAAAGCGTgacttttcaacattttgtcACAAGCTTGACTGAATTTCTCCCCAGTGGCAAGTAACACAACTAAACATGGGGGAGGACGAGGCCTCCGCCACTAAATGCCCTCCTTAAATGTTTCTCAGGACTTTGAGAGGTCATTCTTTTTcctggcctttttttttctttttcttagctCCCTGACAATCGTCATCAATCAGAGATGTTATTAGTATTCACTTAACTCTTGAGCATGTCCCTACACAGACAGGGACCACACACTATTAGGAAGAGATTAAGCCTGTGCGTGTCACAACGCGTTGTTCTGACACCCCTTCCTCCCTGCCGTGGGCTCGGGTGCAGCGCAATAAGTAAAATGTTTTAGAAAACAGTATCTCAACAATGTGGAACGAATGACTACAAGTGATGTATCTGTCCTCATCTTGTTGagtttggatgtttttttttgagaatGCAATCCAGGTTTTATTGTTGTGCAATAAAGGCAAACCTAATATTGGGATTTAACTAACTTGTTTATTCACTTTTAGAGTAGAAACAAGCCTAAAGCTCCTCAGCTGTGCTCTCAGTTTCTGTCCTTTTGAGCGGGTCTGCAGCAGCCCAtcccctctcaccctctcagcCTTAATGCAACAATAGAAACTTGTTTCCGGGATCTCTGCGTCAGGCTCTGTGATTTGAATGACCTACCAGCACAAAAGCCAAGACCCCCTGACTAgggtggaggaaaaaaaaaaaaaaaaaaaagtggatatGGCTGCCACGGCTGTGATGAGGTCACTTTGCCAAATTTGTGCTGCTCGTAAAGCGAGCCCAGTACTCTCACACTGGAGCTGGGAAATGCCGTGAAACGGACGCTGATTTTCTCCAAAACATCTGAATAATAAATCGCAACGATTTTACTTTTGTAATCTTTAGAATCTAGCATTTGCATCCAAGCTCTTTATCCAGGCTCATGCTTTTTTAAGACATGTTCATTTCTGCTTTGCCtcaatgtttgtttttcattaatttattgtctcctcccctgctaagctactcttctctctctctcttttttttttttagacaaatAGCAAAGATTCGCAGTAAGTTCCACATTTTGTGACGTACAATTAACACTTGCCAGCATTCTCTTCCTGAAATTCAACTTTAATCCTGTTGAGGATATTTTAGATGAAAGCGGGCCGAGTAACCGTCCTCCTGTCGGACACATCCTCCTTTGTGTTCCTTTCTTGGCCAAGAAACTTCCTGTAAATGCGTTATTGTTTACAAGAGAAGTTTCATACCCAGGATTTCTTAAGGTCAACATTTCTTCTCGCACACTGAGCCCGAACTGCACTTTATTCCCCTTTAATTTAACAGCTCCGGCAGCTTTTCTAGTTAAATCGACTGTTCATTATTGAGACCCATTTTACGAAGGGGCTGTGAGGTGCAATTTAATGAATCTCTGGCACAAAGCTCCCTTTCACTGCTGCGCGAAGAATAGGGGCTATTTAGACCCTGTAGGGCTTTATGTCAAAGGCAGCCCATAATAGTTGTCAGGCCAGGGCAGAAATTCCCACTGGCCTGGGAATGCACTAGAAATCAACTTTTGCCATGAGCAGATTAAGACACAAGCAAGCAGTTGGAATATTCTCCTCTATACTGGCATCTGTTTAGACACACACATTTTCCCACAGAAAAGAAGCCTTTCTTTCTCTGATTTGATGCTACATTTCTTTTTCATCGACTAAATTAGTACTATTAAAACTACAAATTAGTAGAAATTCAGTTGGCCGAACAGAGAGGACACACATAAATAGGTATAACGGCTCAAAATTGACTCTGAAAGCCAATGAATCGCTTTATGATGGTGATTTCTTCTACTTACTGATTTGACAAttgcagatttaaaaaaaaaaaagtattgttttatAAGCAAAGGGGTGGTGTTAAAGCTGTGCTTTGCACAAGTACTCCAATCCACCAGGAGTTGgaaaaacttttcttttcactgTTACAGTAATATTCTCCAGTTTCACGAAGGGTTTTGTGGTTCAgagcacacacacagagttaaaCTGGAAGAGTGGAGTTCTGACAGAGGTTATTGTCTTCAGCTCGGCAGGGAATTTCAGACAAATCCCTCTTTAGATGCAGGTGGTCACAACACAAGCAAAGAGTTAAGTCCTCTGGTCTCTTTGCCCCTCCCCTTTGATGTTCTGACATCATTAGTCCAGCCCCCACGAAAGATCTCGCCTTCCTCAGAGCCCCTCACTTCTAGTCTGGAATGTTTATAGAAAGTTAATGAGCAGCATCAGGACCAAGTGTTTTTACCAGGAGAACAAAGTAATGCTCTGAAGAAAGTGTCGGTGCAGGGATCACAGTGGATGCCACAGGTGAAGCCGCTGGGCTCGACAGAGTAATGGCTGTTCAGACTGCCATCATGAACCCTCAGTTCATGAGCTTCTGCTTCCCCGGCTCTGTGATGGAGTATGACGTGGATAAAAGTCTGGATGGGAGTCTCCTGGGTGAGGCAGAGAATGACGAAGACTTCAAAGAGACCACGAGGGACCTGCTGAGCTTCATAGACTCGGCCTCCAGCAACATCAAGCTGGCTCTGGACAAGCCGGTGAAATCCAAAAGGAAAGTCAACCACCGGAAGTACCTGCAGAAGCAGATCAAGCGCTGCACCGGCATTATAACGCCAGGAAACGTAGCAGAGGTCCCAGCAAAGAGACAGGGCTCCCCCGGGTCTCAACCGAGCCCCTTGCAGAGCAAAATGCTGCCCAAGCGTGATGGGGTCCAGGCCAACTTGCAGAGCAAGAGCTTGGCAGCTCTCTTCAGCCCTGCGAAGGACATAAGAGGGGAGAAAGCCAAGAAGCCGCCCTTGAGGCATCGCAACCTGCCACCGTCTTTCTTCACCGAGCCTGCGAACTGCTCCAAAGTCAGCTCCACATCCGGGATGACGCTGAAGGACTTGGAAAGAGGCAATCCCGAGGCTGCAGAGTTCTTCGAGCTCTTGGGACCTGATTATAGCAACATGGTAAGTGACCAGGACCTTTACCAAGGCATGCCTCTTCGATTACAGCCAGAGCTGGGAAGCCCGGATCCCGCTTCCTACGACGCTCATCATTTAGTCGGAGGCCTCTTCTACTCGGACCCCTGGACTAGCTGCTCGGGACCCTCTAAGAAACTCGGGGAGAGTCTGCGCGGCGTCGGCCCGGCCCAGCCTCCCGCCTACTGCCAGGC
Proteins encoded in this window:
- the LOC133441949 gene encoding protein FAM181B: MAVQTAIMNPQFMSFCFPGSVMEYDVDKSLDGSLLGEAENDEDFKETTRDLLSFIDSASSNIKLALDKPVKSKRKVNHRKYLQKQIKRCTGIITPGNVAEVPAKRQGSPGSQPSPLQSKMLPKRDGVQANLQSKSLAALFSPAKDIRGEKAKKPPLRHRNLPPSFFTEPANCSKVSSTSGMTLKDLERGNPEAAEFFELLGPDYSNMVSDQDLYQGMPLRLQPELGSPDPASYDAHHLVGGLFYSDPWTSCSGPSKKLGESLRGVGPAQPPAYCQAEDASGPMDDSALCTLAFPNFLTDCSIPQVTYDLCSGYNRANYSSL